DNA sequence from the Bacteroidota bacterium genome:
TTCGGGACGTTCTGTTTCGTTTTTCGGAGATTTCAAAACGCTTCCGAAATAAGAAAGTAAACTCCATCGGAATGGTTTCCTTTGCCGTAATCCAATCGGATATTGAGTCGGTCTTTTTTCTTCAGCGCATAGCGTATTCCTCCTCCGAAAGAATAATGAAAGCCGCTCATGCTGTAATATTTCAATTTGCCGGCTACTTCGCCCATGCCCGAAAAGAGCGCAATGCCCAGGCGTTTCCACAGCGGAATTCGGTATTCGGTTTGAAAGGCAGACATGCACTTATCGCGAAACCTTCCCTGGTAATAGCCACGCATGATGCTGGCTCCGCCCAGCGCTGCCATGCTGCGGAAGGGAACATTGCCGGTGGTGTATTGGCTCACCGCCTGCACCACGAGCACCTGGCTATGCAGCGTTAAAACATATTTGCGCATATCGAGAAAATAATTCGAGTAACTGAAATCACTGCCGATGTATCGGCTGAAATGGCTCGCGTAGAGTTGCAGAAACTCCCCTTGGTCGGGGCTGAAAGCATTGTTGCGCTTATCCCACGCAAGCAAAACGCCCGCGCCCGAAGTTACTCCGCCATCTTTGCCGGCAATATTCTGCCGGTCGAACAAACCTCCGGCAATATAATCCGTCTTCAGAACATTCTGGTGCTCGTACGAAAGCCCCGAATAAAAATTGCGGTGAAGTTTGCGCACCATTTCGGGATGAACGTAATATTGCGTGAAGGCATAGTCCTCTGCCGCTGAATCGGGCGAATTGTTTCCTGTTCCCCAGAACAAATCGGGATAACGGGTAAAACTCGCCTGCCAGCGGATGATGTATTTTTCTTTCGGAAGAAAAATAGTTCCTTCGCTGGCGGTGATAAGTTGTTTCTTCAAAGTATAAATTCCCAGCACGGTGGCGTTGGAAGTACGCAGGGCGGTATCCTTGCGGTTTAACCTGAAGGTGAAAACGCTTCCTGCGCCAAAACCCCAGAACGTTTCGGGCGAGTGAAGAAGGATGGGAATGGGAAAGAAATTAAGATTTTTCTTTTGCGAAGTATCTGCTGAAAGAGGAGCAGATGCATAAGAAAAATAATTCAGGCAGAGGAAGAATAAAAGAACAGCGTAACCTTTTTTCATGGCTTAGCAAAAATAACTATTATAATGTGAGAATCAGGTTATGCTTAAGCGAAACTCGCGTTAATAATATTCGTACGAATATTTCACAAGGTAATCCGGTTTGGCTGCGCAGCCGGCATAATGAATCTCTTCCGTTATTTTTCCATCGGCATCGTACCGAAATTCTGTTTTGGCAATGCATCCTTTTTCATCGTGGAGAATCAGTTGCGTGATGAAAGAGTTTTTGTCATACAAATAATCGGTAAGAGAAATAAGTTTTTTAATGGTGTACTTTGCTTTTTCCACATCTCCGCCTTTGCTGAATTTTTCGGATGACAGTTCAATTTCATAATCGCTTTCTTTTATTTTGTTTCCGCTCTCATCGTATGCGTACACGATGGCTTCCTGCACCGGAATATTTTTTTCAATCAGTATGTGATGCTCGGTAATAATTTCTGAAAGGCGGTTCTTTTTATCGTACAGATAAGAGCACGTGTGCACCAGTTCAGTATCCATATACACTTCGCCATATTCTAAATTGCCATTAGCGCCATAATGATAAAGATGCTTTTGAACAGATAAGTTGAGCAGTTGCTTTTTTTCAGCAACTAATTTTTGCGCGGTGTCATAATGATATTGCTCTGCCTCCAGCAATTCCCCGTCAGCAGAATAAAAAAAGGATTGAAGGAGGTTGCCCACACCGTTGAATGTTTCCATAGAGTATTTAACTCCCGTTGGCGCAGGCGCACCGTTCTTGCATGAATAAAAAACACCGGTGGAGGTTTTTATTTTTTTCTTTCCGCTTTCTTTTTCTTTTTCTTTCAGCAGGGGCGATGATTCTTCCTGCGCGAGTGAAAACTGCAGGCAGGCAAAAAAGAAAACCATGAGAGTTGACCAATGACGCATAAATAATTTTCAGCAAATGTAAAGTAAAAAACAAACTGCTATGCTGAATGCGCCCGCACCCTGTCTTTACCTGATCAAACTAATATTCCCCTTTTTCTTCAACTGAGTGTCATCAATAAATGTGATGGAAAAAAAATACGTGAGCGCTTGTGTATTCATTACTTGACCCTGATGAGTTCCATCCCATTTAAAGTTTGCCTCGTTGGTTTCAAAGACCTTTTCTCCCCAGCGGTCATACATGAGCAGGTGCAAAGATTTTATGCAGGACATATTGCCATAAATTTTGAGTACATCATTTTCTCCATCTTCATTCGGAGAAAAAGCATTAGGTAAAAAAACAGTTCCGCATAGTATATCAATCGTGATGCATGCGCTATCATTACATCCGTTACTGTCAACAGCAAAAACACAATAGGTGGTTGTTTCCGAAGGAGAAGCAATTGGGCTTACACAAGTAATGCAACTTAATCCTTCCGGTGGCGACCATGAATAGAAACTTCCGCCTGCGGCAGTCAGCGTGGAACTTGAACCGGTTGAAATGTTTATAGCGGTGGCACTCACTGTTGCCGTGATTCCGGTTACGGTTACTGTATCTGTTCCTGAACAGCCGTTGGAATCTGTTACAATCACCGTGTAAGTTCCCGCACCAAGCCAAGTTGCTGTTTGAGAAGTTTGCCCGTTGCTCCAATTATAAAAATAAGGAGCAGCGCCATTGCCTGCGTTTGCAGTGGCAGTTCCATTATTAATAATGCAGGATGTTTGTGTTGAAGTGGCGGTGATGGAAATTGCCGGTGGCTGTGTGATGGAAACAGTTGCTGTTTGCTTGCATCCGCTCGAATCAGTAACTGTAATAGTATAGATTTGAGATGTGAGATTTGTGATTTGAGAAGTGGTTGCGCCATTGCTCCATGAATAAGTGTAGGAAGGATTTCCGCCCGATGCTGTTGCCGATGCGCTTCCGTTATTGCCGCCAAAGCAACTCACATTGGTTTGCGATGCAATGTTCACTCCCATGATAGAAACTATGTGCGATATGCTTCCGGGAGGGTTGCACGGTCCGCCTGATGTTGTTAATGTTACCGTGTAGGTTCCTGCCGCGCTGAAAGTGTGACTCGGGTTTGCTGCGGTGGATGTGTTGGAAGCGCCCGAAGCGGGGTCGCCAAAGTTCCATGAGTAAGAGGATGGCGTTGGACAGGGAGGATTAACACTTGTGAATGAAAGCGCACCTGTGCCTGAACAAGTATATGTAAAGTGAGGAGCATTGGCGATTCCTTCTTCCACAGTGAAATCATCAATGGCGAACCCATCGTAACTGTTGCATAGTGTTCCGGCACCGAATGTAAAACGGAACAGTACATTCGGTTGACCGGCTAATCCGTTCAGGCAATGCTGCGCTGTCTTCCACGCTCCGCTGCCCGAACCGCCCTGACAACTTCCGGAAGTAGATTGAATGTTACCTGACCATCCGTCATTCGGGCTAATCCATG
Encoded proteins:
- a CDS encoding gliding motility-associated C-terminal domain-containing protein gives rise to the protein MFKTACAIVTLFFFFVSSLLQAQCITVYPNTETFETSAAWTSGGNNNDWAWGSPAKPVITGAGGGVKCWITGGLTASFYNYSEQSYIVSPCYDFTSLAYPHVTFKIFWECEHKYDGGNLQYSVNGGTTWINVGAYGNPVDCMDDNWFNNSAIVFLNSPAWISPNDGWSGNIQSTSGSCQGGSGSGAWKTAQHCLNGLAGQPNVLFRFTFGAGTLCNSYDGFAIDDFTVEEGIANAPHFTYTCSGTGALSFTSVNPPCPTPSSYSWNFGDPASGASNTSTAANPSHTFSAAGTYTVTLTTSGGPCNPPGSISHIVSIMGVNIASQTNVSCFGGNNGSASATASGGNPSYTYSWSNGATTSQITNLTSQIYTITVTDSSGCKQTATVSITQPPAISITATSTQTSCIINNGTATANAGNGAAPYFYNWSNGQTSQTATWLGAGTYTVIVTDSNGCSGTDTVTVTGITATVSATAINISTGSSSTLTAAGGSFYSWSPPEGLSCITCVSPIASPSETTTYCVFAVDSNGCNDSACITIDILCGTVFLPNAFSPNEDGENDVLKIYGNMSCIKSLHLLMYDRWGEKVFETNEANFKWDGTHQGQVMNTQALTYFFSITFIDDTQLKKKGNISLIR
- a CDS encoding BamA/TamA family outer membrane protein, with the translated sequence MKKGYAVLLFFLCLNYFSYASAPLSADTSQKKNLNFFPIPILLHSPETFWGFGAGSVFTFRLNRKDTALRTSNATVLGIYTLKKQLITASEGTIFLPKEKYIIRWQASFTRYPDLFWGTGNNSPDSAAEDYAFTQYYVHPEMVRKLHRNFYSGLSYEHQNVLKTDYIAGGLFDRQNIAGKDGGVTSGAGVLLAWDKRNNAFSPDQGEFLQLYASHFSRYIGSDFSYSNYFLDMRKYVLTLHSQVLVVQAVSQYTTGNVPFRSMAALGGASIMRGYYQGRFRDKCMSAFQTEYRIPLWKRLGIALFSGMGEVAGKLKYYSMSGFHYSFGGGIRYALKKKDRLNIRLDYGKGNHSDGVYFLISEAF